The proteins below come from a single Sinorhizobium fredii genomic window:
- a CDS encoding alpha/beta fold hydrolase produces MLQSERTEFAGLGAGRERTAHGAAYVETGHGEPLVLVHGVGMRLEAWAPQVAALSGRCRVIAVDMPGHGKSDRLAPGAKLEDFVAWLGVFLDDLKLACVNLAGHSMGALIAGGAAVTFGTRIRRAALLNGVYLRDADAKAAVVARAQMIGKGAVDVDGPLKRWFGEDSGTASVYELTRGWLQAVDPEGYATAYSAFAHGDAVYAPRWPEVRCPALFLTGSEDPNSTPEMAHAMAAAAPCGWARIIEGHRHMVNLTAPDTVNAILEDWLSREGERS; encoded by the coding sequence ATGCTTCAGTCAGAGCGAACGGAATTTGCTGGCCTGGGTGCCGGGCGAGAGCGAACCGCACATGGCGCCGCCTATGTGGAGACCGGCCATGGCGAACCGCTTGTCCTCGTCCACGGGGTAGGCATGCGGCTCGAGGCCTGGGCGCCGCAGGTTGCCGCCTTGTCTGGCCGGTGCCGGGTCATCGCCGTCGACATGCCGGGCCATGGCAAGAGCGACAGGCTGGCTCCGGGCGCCAAGCTCGAGGATTTCGTCGCCTGGCTGGGCGTCTTTCTTGATGACCTGAAACTCGCGTGTGTCAATCTCGCCGGCCATTCGATGGGCGCCCTGATCGCCGGTGGCGCGGCCGTAACCTTTGGCACGCGCATCCGCCGCGCGGCGCTTCTGAATGGCGTATACTTGCGTGATGCCGATGCGAAGGCGGCAGTCGTCGCCCGGGCCCAGATGATCGGCAAGGGCGCCGTCGACGTCGACGGGCCGCTGAAACGCTGGTTCGGCGAGGATAGTGGAACCGCGTCGGTCTACGAACTGACGCGAGGCTGGCTGCAGGCCGTTGATCCTGAAGGCTATGCGACGGCCTATAGCGCCTTCGCGCATGGCGATGCCGTCTATGCCCCACGCTGGCCCGAGGTTCGTTGCCCGGCCCTGTTCCTGACCGGCTCGGAGGATCCGAACTCGACGCCGGAAATGGCGCACGCCATGGCCGCCGCTGCGCCGTGCGGCTGGGCGCGAATTATTGAAGGGCACCGCCACATGGTCAATCTGACGGCGCCCGACACGGTCAATGCAATCCTCGAAGACTGGCTTTCAAGGGAAGGGGAGAGGTCATGA
- a CDS encoding flavin reductase yields the protein MNTASLDPRALRDAFGSFMTGVTVVTAKDASGNPIGFTANSFASVSIDPPLLLVCIAKTSRNFATMTGAKGFAVNVLSEKQMTVSNTFAKPVEDRFATVEWRHGPYGAPILAGVSAWFDCSTNEIVDAGDHAILIGRVEAFENGVMAGLGFARGSYITPGLSGKAVSAAAEGVPLIAAVVERAGAVLLIPEAGGHWRLPQMELKGGEPLAALQDHLTNTTELAIEVGFLYSVYDNKTTGHQHIVYRAAAEPGDTKAGRFVPIADLPLDAMDNSATADLLRRFAAESALGNFGVYVGDEKQGKVHPYARKA from the coding sequence ATGAACACAGCTTCTTTGGACCCCCGCGCGCTGCGCGACGCCTTCGGTTCGTTCATGACCGGCGTGACGGTGGTCACGGCGAAGGACGCCTCTGGAAATCCCATCGGCTTTACCGCCAACTCCTTCGCTTCCGTGTCGATCGATCCGCCGCTGCTGCTCGTCTGCATCGCCAAGACCTCCCGCAATTTCGCGACGATGACGGGCGCCAAGGGCTTTGCCGTCAACGTCCTGTCGGAAAAGCAGATGACCGTTTCCAACACCTTCGCCAAACCGGTGGAGGATCGTTTCGCGACGGTCGAATGGCGGCATGGGCCATACGGCGCTCCGATTCTCGCCGGCGTCAGTGCCTGGTTCGACTGCTCGACGAACGAGATCGTCGACGCCGGCGACCACGCCATACTGATCGGCCGCGTCGAGGCCTTCGAGAACGGTGTCATGGCCGGGCTCGGCTTCGCACGCGGCAGTTACATCACGCCGGGTCTGTCCGGCAAGGCGGTGTCGGCCGCCGCGGAGGGCGTGCCGCTGATTGCCGCCGTCGTCGAGCGCGCCGGCGCCGTCCTCTTGATCCCGGAGGCGGGTGGCCACTGGCGCCTGCCACAGATGGAGCTCAAGGGCGGTGAGCCGCTGGCGGCGCTGCAAGATCATCTGACGAACACGACGGAATTGGCGATCGAGGTCGGATTTCTCTATTCGGTCTACGACAACAAGACGACCGGCCACCAGCACATCGTCTATCGGGCCGCCGCCGAGCCCGGCGACACCAAGGCGGGGCGGTTCGTCCCGATTGCGGACCTGCCGCTCGACGCGATGGACAACTCCGCCACGGCCGATCTCCTGAGGCGCTTTGCCGCCGAGAGCGCGCTCGGCAACTTCGGCGTTTACGTCGGGGATGAGAAACAGGGCAAGGTTCACCCCTATGCCAGAAAGGCCTGA
- a CDS encoding LLM class flavin-dependent oxidoreductase, producing the protein MKFSLFVHLERLNPGQSDESLYREFIQLCEIADKGGMHAIWTGEHHGMSFTIAPNPFLSLADLARRTKNVRLGTGTVIAPFWHPIKLAGEAAMTDIISDGRLDIGIARGAYSFEYERLAPGLDAWGAGQRMRELIPAIKGLWEGDYAHESEFWTFPSTTSAPKPMQAPHPPIWVAARDPNSHEFAVANGCNVQVTPLWNGDGEIASLMERFEAACAQNPEIKRPKIMLLQHAYVGTDEADLEQAAREMSVYYNYFFAWFKNEKPIRQGLIKTISEEEMAENALISPEVMRKNLAVGTADQVIARLKTYQAMGYDEYSFWIDTGMSFERKKGSLERFIADVMPAFAE; encoded by the coding sequence ATGAAATTCTCGCTTTTCGTGCATCTCGAGCGGCTCAATCCCGGACAGTCGGACGAGAGCCTCTATCGCGAGTTCATCCAGCTTTGTGAAATCGCCGACAAGGGCGGCATGCATGCGATCTGGACCGGTGAGCACCATGGCATGAGCTTCACGATCGCGCCCAATCCCTTCCTCAGCCTCGCCGATCTCGCCCGCCGCACGAAAAATGTCCGGCTCGGCACCGGCACTGTGATCGCGCCGTTCTGGCACCCGATCAAGCTCGCCGGCGAAGCGGCGATGACCGACATCATCAGCGACGGTCGGCTCGACATCGGCATTGCCCGCGGCGCCTATAGTTTCGAATACGAGCGGCTCGCCCCCGGATTGGACGCCTGGGGCGCCGGCCAGCGGATGCGCGAGCTCATCCCCGCCATCAAGGGCCTGTGGGAAGGCGACTACGCGCATGAGAGCGAATTCTGGACCTTTCCGTCGACGACCTCGGCGCCGAAGCCGATGCAGGCGCCGCATCCGCCGATCTGGGTGGCGGCGCGCGATCCCAACAGCCATGAATTCGCGGTCGCCAATGGCTGCAACGTACAGGTCACACCGCTTTGGAACGGCGACGGCGAGATCGCCAGCCTGATGGAGCGTTTCGAGGCGGCCTGCGCCCAGAACCCGGAGATCAAGCGCCCGAAGATCATGCTGCTGCAGCACGCCTATGTCGGCACGGACGAGGCTGATCTCGAACAGGCCGCCAGGGAGATGAGCGTCTACTACAACTATTTCTTCGCCTGGTTCAAAAACGAAAAGCCTATCCGGCAGGGGCTGATCAAGACGATTTCCGAAGAGGAAATGGCTGAGAATGCGCTGATCTCGCCCGAGGTGATGCGCAAGAACCTCGCGGTCGGCACGGCCGATCAAGTCATCGCCCGCCTGAAGACCTATCAGGCGATGGGTTACGACGAATATTCCTTCTGGATCGATACCGGCATGAGCTTCGAGCGCAAGAAGGGCTCGCTTGAGCGCTTCATCGCCGATGTCATGCCGGCATTTGCGGAGTAG
- a CDS encoding aldehyde dehydrogenase: protein MQRFQCYIDGEFADGEARFESIDPATGAAWAEMPEAREADVNRAVEAAHRALSAGPWSKLTATQRGKLLYKLADLVAENAQKLAELETRDTGKIIHETSAQIAYVAEYYRYYAGIADKIEGSYLPIDKPDMDVWLRREPIGVVAMVVPWNSQLFLSAVKIGPALAAGCTMVVKASEDGPAPVLEFARLIHEAGFPAGVVNIITGFGPACGAALSRHPKVDHIAFTGGPETARHVVRNSAENLASTSLELGGKSPFIVFADADLESAANAQVAGIFAATGQSCVAGSRLIVETSVKDRFLDILKAKAEAVRIGSPLDMATEVGPLATRRQRDHIEALVERSLAAGAKLVTGGTAPEGTGYYYRPTILDCDGSASPSLDEEFFGPVLSVLSFETEAEALELANNTRYGLAAGLFTRDLTRAHRLMKGIRAGIVWVNTYRAVSPIAPFGGFGLSGHGREGGMAAALDFTRTKTVWLRTSDEPIPDPFVMR from the coding sequence ATGCAGCGCTTCCAGTGCTATATCGATGGCGAATTTGCAGACGGCGAAGCCCGCTTCGAAAGCATCGACCCGGCGACGGGTGCCGCCTGGGCGGAGATGCCGGAAGCGCGCGAAGCCGATGTCAATCGCGCTGTCGAGGCGGCCCATAGGGCCCTTTCCGCGGGACCGTGGTCCAAGCTGACCGCCACCCAGCGAGGCAAGCTTCTTTACAAGCTTGCCGACCTCGTCGCCGAGAATGCCCAGAAACTGGCCGAACTGGAGACGCGGGACACGGGCAAGATCATCCACGAGACCTCGGCGCAGATTGCCTATGTCGCGGAATATTATCGCTATTACGCCGGGATCGCCGACAAGATCGAGGGTTCCTATCTGCCGATCGACAAGCCGGACATGGATGTCTGGCTGCGCCGAGAACCGATCGGCGTCGTCGCTATGGTCGTGCCGTGGAACAGCCAGCTGTTCCTGTCGGCGGTGAAGATCGGCCCGGCGCTGGCGGCCGGCTGCACCATGGTAGTGAAGGCCTCGGAAGACGGGCCGGCGCCGGTCCTTGAATTTGCCCGGCTCATCCACGAGGCGGGCTTCCCGGCCGGCGTCGTCAACATCATCACCGGCTTCGGCCCCGCCTGCGGTGCGGCGCTCAGCCGCCATCCGAAGGTCGATCATATCGCCTTTACCGGCGGGCCGGAGACGGCGCGTCATGTGGTACGCAATTCGGCGGAGAACCTCGCCTCGACCTCGCTTGAGCTCGGCGGCAAGTCGCCCTTCATCGTCTTTGCCGATGCTGATCTTGAGAGTGCGGCCAATGCCCAGGTCGCCGGCATCTTCGCGGCGACCGGCCAGAGCTGCGTCGCCGGATCGCGATTGATCGTCGAGACAAGCGTCAAGGACCGCTTCCTCGACATCCTCAAGGCAAAGGCCGAGGCGGTCCGGATCGGCAGCCCTCTCGACATGGCGACCGAGGTCGGGCCACTCGCGACCCGCCGTCAGCGCGATCATATCGAGGCGCTGGTCGAGCGCTCGCTTGCCGCCGGCGCCAAGCTGGTCACGGGCGGCACGGCCCCCGAAGGCACCGGCTACTATTACCGGCCGACCATTCTCGATTGCGACGGCAGTGCTTCGCCGTCACTTGATGAGGAGTTTTTCGGTCCCGTCCTTTCCGTGCTTTCCTTCGAAACGGAAGCGGAGGCGCTCGAACTCGCCAACAATACCCGCTACGGCCTCGCGGCCGGCCTCTTCACCCGCGACCTCACCCGTGCACACCGCCTGATGAAGGGGATCCGCGCCGGGATCGTCTGGGTCAATACCTACAGGGCGGTTTCGCCGATCGCGCCCTTCGGCGGTTTCGGGCTTTCCGGCCACGGCCGCGAGGGCGGCATGGCGGCCGCGCTCGACTTTACGAGGACGAAGACGGTGTGGCTGAGGACCTCGGACGAGCCGATCCCCGATCCTTTCGTGATGCGGTGA
- a CDS encoding ABC transporter substrate-binding protein gives MKKILALAAAAATIATAMPATAADLVISSWGGTTQDAQKIAWAEKFTEKTGINVLQDGPTDYGKLKAMVEAGSVTWDVVDVEGDYAAQAGKNGLLEKLDFSVIDKTKLDPRFVTDYSVGSFYYSFVIGCNKDAVEACPKTWADLFDIEKFPGKRAFYKWSAPGVIEAALLADGVPADKLYPLDLDRAFKKLDTIKPEIIWWTGGAQSQQLLASAEAPFGSLWNGRMTALAQSGINVETSWEQNITAADSLVVPKGAKNKEAAMQFIALATSPQAQADLAKATGYAPINLDSPKVMDPELAKTLPDAQTASQVNADMSYWAENRDAIGERWYAWQAE, from the coding sequence ATGAAGAAGATACTCGCTTTGGCGGCTGCAGCCGCAACCATCGCAACGGCCATGCCGGCAACGGCCGCCGATCTCGTCATTTCCAGCTGGGGCGGCACGACGCAAGACGCGCAGAAAATCGCCTGGGCAGAGAAATTCACGGAAAAGACCGGCATCAACGTCCTGCAGGACGGGCCGACGGACTATGGCAAGCTGAAGGCGATGGTCGAGGCAGGCTCGGTGACCTGGGATGTCGTCGACGTCGAGGGCGACTATGCGGCGCAGGCCGGCAAGAACGGGCTGCTCGAGAAGCTCGACTTTTCGGTGATCGACAAGACGAAGCTCGACCCGCGCTTCGTCACCGACTATTCGGTCGGCAGCTTCTATTATTCCTTCGTCATCGGCTGCAACAAGGATGCGGTCGAGGCCTGCCCGAAGACCTGGGCCGATCTCTTCGACATCGAGAAGTTCCCCGGCAAGCGCGCCTTCTACAAGTGGTCGGCCCCGGGTGTCATCGAGGCTGCGCTGCTCGCCGACGGCGTCCCGGCCGACAAGCTCTATCCGCTCGATCTCGACCGCGCCTTCAAGAAGCTCGACACGATCAAGCCGGAAATCATCTGGTGGACCGGCGGTGCGCAGTCGCAGCAGCTCCTCGCCTCCGCCGAGGCCCCCTTCGGCAGTCTCTGGAACGGCCGGATGACGGCGCTCGCCCAGAGCGGCATCAATGTCGAGACCTCGTGGGAGCAGAACATTACCGCCGCCGACTCGCTCGTCGTGCCTAAGGGCGCAAAGAACAAGGAAGCCGCGATGCAGTTCATCGCGCTCGCTACCTCGCCTCAGGCGCAAGCCGATCTCGCCAAGGCCACCGGCTATGCGCCCATCAACTTGGATTCTCCCAAGGTGATGGACCCGGAATTGGCGAAGACATTGCCGGATGCGCAGACGGCAAGCCAGGTCAATGCCGACATGAGCTACTGGGCAGAGAACCGCGACGCAATCGGCGAGCGCTGGTACGCCTGGCAGGCAGAGTAA
- a CDS encoding ABC transporter permease, translated as MLSRTDARAEGSKIPAHRLRFTDFDLTLPALGLLVLFFVVPVAILLARSVSEPVPGLGNYAELLGSSTYLRIFANTFIVSGLVTLVSLLIGFPVAWALAIMPSRLASVVFAILLLSMWTNLLARTYAWMVLLQRTGVINKLLIGLGLIDKPLPLVNNLTGVTIGMTYIMLPFIILPLYGVIRKIDPAVLQAAALCGANRWQALVRVLLPLAIPGMAAGALMAFVMSLGYFVTPALLGGTANMMLAELIAQFVQSLVNWGMGGAAALVLLVVTLALYAVQLRFFGTDRMGGR; from the coding sequence ATGTTGTCGCGTACCGACGCGAGGGCGGAAGGATCGAAGATCCCTGCACACCGCCTGCGCTTCACCGACTTCGACCTGACCTTGCCGGCGCTCGGCCTGCTGGTCCTGTTCTTCGTCGTGCCGGTCGCCATCCTGTTGGCGCGCAGCGTCTCGGAGCCCGTGCCGGGCCTCGGTAACTATGCCGAACTCTTGGGCTCCTCCACCTATCTCAGGATATTCGCAAATACCTTCATCGTTTCCGGCCTGGTCACGCTCGTATCGCTGCTGATCGGCTTTCCCGTCGCCTGGGCGCTGGCCATCATGCCGAGCCGCCTCGCTTCTGTCGTCTTCGCCATCCTGCTCTTGTCGATGTGGACCAATCTCCTCGCACGCACCTATGCCTGGATGGTGCTGCTGCAGCGCACCGGCGTCATCAACAAGCTGCTGATCGGCCTGGGCCTGATCGACAAGCCTCTGCCGCTCGTCAACAACCTGACGGGGGTGACGATCGGCATGACCTATATCATGCTGCCCTTCATCATCCTGCCGCTCTATGGCGTCATCCGGAAAATCGATCCGGCCGTTTTGCAGGCGGCGGCGCTTTGCGGCGCCAATCGCTGGCAGGCCCTCGTCCGGGTTCTCCTGCCGCTCGCCATTCCCGGCATGGCGGCCGGCGCTCTGATGGCCTTCGTGATGTCGCTCGGCTACTTCGTCACGCCGGCGCTGCTCGGCGGGACGGCGAACATGATGCTCGCCGAACTCATCGCGCAGTTCGTTCAGTCTCTGGTCAATTGGGGCATGGGCGGTGCAGCGGCCCTGGTGCTGCTGGTCGTCACGCTCGCGCTCTATGCCGTTCAGCTACGCTTCTTCGGCACCGACCGGATGGGAGGGCGTTGA
- a CDS encoding ABC transporter permease, whose protein sequence is MLLNFDRLGRWKLVLLGITLLTAAFLLLPILFIAALSFGSSQWLIFPPPGWTLKWYQELFADPRWLESAWTSFQIAIIVTVLSVLLGLVTSFGLTRGRFMFREALKALFLTPMILPVVVLAVALYAFFLQIGLNGTLTGFVISHLVLALPFSILSITSALEGFDKSIEDAAVLCGASPFEAKIRVTLPAISHGIFSAAIFSFLTSWDEVVVAIFMASPTLQTLPVKVWATLRQDLTPVVAAASTLLILLTVLLMVLVAIVRKGLKS, encoded by the coding sequence ATGCTCCTGAATTTCGACCGACTCGGCCGGTGGAAGCTGGTTCTCCTCGGCATCACATTGCTGACGGCCGCCTTCCTGCTCCTGCCCATCCTGTTCATCGCGGCGCTCTCCTTCGGCTCGTCGCAATGGCTGATCTTTCCGCCGCCCGGCTGGACGCTGAAATGGTATCAGGAACTGTTTGCCGATCCCCGCTGGCTGGAGTCCGCCTGGACGAGCTTCCAGATCGCCATCATCGTCACGGTCCTTTCGGTCCTGCTCGGTCTCGTCACCTCTTTCGGTCTGACGCGCGGCCGCTTCATGTTTCGCGAAGCGCTGAAAGCCCTATTCCTGACGCCGATGATCCTGCCGGTCGTCGTTCTCGCCGTGGCGCTCTACGCGTTCTTCCTGCAGATCGGCCTCAATGGAACGCTGACCGGCTTCGTCATTTCCCATCTGGTGCTGGCGCTGCCCTTCTCGATTCTGTCGATCACCAGTGCACTCGAGGGTTTCGACAAGTCGATCGAAGACGCCGCCGTGCTGTGCGGCGCGTCCCCCTTCGAGGCGAAGATCCGCGTGACGCTACCGGCGATCAGCCACGGCATCTTCTCGGCGGCGATCTTCTCCTTCCTCACCTCCTGGGACGAAGTCGTGGTGGCGATCTTCATGGCGAGCCCCACGCTGCAGACGCTTCCCGTCAAGGTCTGGGCGACGTTGCGGCAGGATCTGACGCCGGTCGTCGCCGCCGCCTCCACCCTCCTCATCCTGCTCACCGTGCTGTTGATGGTGCTCGTCGCCATCGTTCGCAAAGGATTGAAGTCATGA